One window of the Pyrinomonadaceae bacterium genome contains the following:
- a CDS encoding ABC transporter ATP-binding protein, translated as MSTAVQKFHEEEAIGKTYDWQVARRLLRYLKPYVRLLIPALVLTLILNLLGVLQPKFTQYAIDWYILPRITTGLNLFVLAFFGVQVFRFVASYFQTVLLNTVGQYVMFDLRKEIYDKLQHQEVAYYDRNPAGRIMTRLTADVDALNELFTSGVTDVLGDLVMIAAIVGVMAYMDWRLTLVTLLTVPMLFVATTWFRKGARRGFDMVRTRIARIFAFLQEHISGAQTVQIFNAEEKSLHQFAKINDDHRKANIDTIFYYAVFFPLVDFIGAVGIALIIWYGGYRVMQDALSLGALVAFIQYLSFLFQPIRDISDKYNVLQGAVVASHRIFKALDLPIQITSPANPLKAGRAEGRIEFENVWFAYKDDDWVLKDVSFKVDPGQSVALVGHTGSGKTTITNLLMRFYDVQKGRVLLDGVDVRDWDLQSLRENFAVVLQDVFLFTGTVESNIRLGREEISDERIQWAATEVRADNFIRRLPHEYQSEVRERGAGLSVGQKQLISFARALAFDPALLILDEATSSIDTETEQLIQEAIARVMQNRTSVIVAHRLSTIQRAENIIVLHHGEIREQGTHQNLLALHGLYWRLYKLQYSDPTWQAETKEDEEGDEVVYRPRSPGFSFGEGMG; from the coding sequence GTGTCAACCGCCGTCCAAAAATTTCACGAAGAAGAAGCCATCGGCAAGACGTACGACTGGCAGGTGGCGCGACGTCTGCTCCGCTATTTGAAGCCGTACGTGCGGCTGCTGATTCCGGCGCTCGTGCTCACACTGATCTTGAATCTGCTCGGCGTGCTGCAACCGAAGTTCACGCAATACGCGATCGATTGGTACATCCTCCCGCGCATCACGACTGGTTTGAATCTGTTCGTGCTGGCGTTTTTTGGCGTTCAGGTTTTCCGGTTCGTGGCTTCCTATTTCCAAACCGTATTACTGAACACGGTCGGGCAGTACGTCATGTTCGACCTGCGGAAAGAGATCTACGACAAGCTGCAACATCAGGAAGTCGCTTACTACGATCGTAATCCGGCGGGACGCATCATGACGCGGCTGACAGCGGACGTGGACGCGCTGAACGAGTTGTTCACTTCGGGCGTGACTGACGTGCTCGGCGATCTCGTGATGATTGCGGCGATCGTCGGCGTGATGGCTTACATGGATTGGCGTTTGACGCTGGTGACGTTGCTGACCGTGCCGATGCTGTTCGTGGCGACTACCTGGTTTCGCAAGGGCGCGCGCCGCGGCTTTGACATGGTGCGCACGCGCATTGCGCGCATCTTCGCATTCTTGCAAGAGCACATCTCGGGCGCGCAAACCGTCCAGATCTTCAATGCGGAAGAGAAATCGCTGCACCAGTTTGCCAAAATCAACGACGACCATCGTAAAGCGAACATTGACACGATTTTTTACTACGCCGTGTTCTTTCCCCTCGTCGATTTCATCGGCGCGGTCGGCATTGCGCTCATCATCTGGTACGGCGGTTATCGGGTGATGCAGGATGCGCTCTCGCTCGGCGCTCTCGTCGCGTTCATTCAATACCTGAGTTTTCTTTTTCAGCCAATTCGCGACATCTCAGACAAGTACAACGTGCTTCAGGGCGCCGTGGTCGCGTCGCATCGAATCTTCAAGGCGCTCGATCTGCCGATTCAGATTACCTCCCCAGCTAACCCTTTGAAGGCCGGGCGCGCCGAAGGTCGCATCGAATTTGAGAACGTCTGGTTCGCTTATAAAGACGATGATTGGGTTCTGAAAGACGTCTCGTTCAAGGTCGATCCTGGTCAGTCAGTCGCGCTCGTTGGCCACACAGGTTCAGGCAAGACGACGATCACGAACCTCCTGATGCGTTTTTACGATGTGCAGAAAGGCCGCGTGCTGCTCGATGGCGTCGATGTGCGTGACTGGGATTTGCAATCACTACGCGAGAATTTCGCCGTGGTTTTGCAGGATGTATTTCTGTTTACCGGTACCGTCGAGAGCAACATCCGCCTCGGCCGAGAAGAAATTTCGGATGAACGCATTCAGTGGGCAGCCACCGAAGTCCGCGCCGACAATTTCATCCGTCGCCTGCCGCACGAGTACCAGTCGGAAGTCCGCGAGCGCGGCGCCGGACTTTCAGTCGGCCAGAAGCAACTAATCAGTTTCGCGCGCGCGCTCGCATTCGATCCGGCCCTGCTGATTCTTGACGAAGCGACCAGTTCGATCGACACCGAAACTGAGCAGCTGATTCAAGAGGCGATCGCGCGCGTGATGCAGAACCGGACTTCGGTGATCGTTGCGCACCGGCTTTCCACTATTCAGCGCGCCGAGAACATCATCGTGCTGCATCACGGCGAGATTCGTGAGCAGGGCACGCACCAGAACTTGCTGGCGTTGCACGGCTTGTACTGGAGGCTTTACAAACTTCAGTATTCAGATCCAACTTGGCAGGCGGAAACCAAAGAAGACGAGGAAGGCGACGAGGTTGTCTACCGGCCTCGGTCACCCGGCTTCTCGTTTGGCGAAGGCATGGGGTGA
- a CDS encoding carbohydrate-binding family 9-like protein produces MTKDEVPNSDAIVTADYTAVDIANYLDAPEWRNAEPVAIDHYWSGELAPVGRHAEARILWSEYALYVRYVCNQTEPLVINHHPQTITKTMYLWDRDVCEIFIAPDNAIVEKYFEFEVAPTGEWLDVGLDWTTGKRQTDWQFSSRMATAGRIEKDRVTMATRIPWNKRLPAPERGERRRANLFRCVGRDPKLRYLSWQPTRTAQPFFHVPKAFGWLVFS; encoded by the coding sequence ATGACAAAAGACGAAGTCCCGAATTCCGATGCGATTGTGACCGCAGATTACACGGCGGTTGATATTGCTAACTATCTCGACGCACCGGAGTGGCGCAATGCAGAACCGGTGGCCATCGATCACTATTGGTCTGGCGAGCTTGCGCCCGTTGGCCGCCACGCCGAAGCGCGAATTCTTTGGTCGGAATACGCGCTGTACGTACGCTACGTTTGCAATCAGACCGAGCCTCTCGTCATCAACCATCATCCGCAGACAATAACGAAGACGATGTATTTGTGGGATCGGGATGTGTGCGAAATCTTCATCGCGCCCGACAACGCGATCGTCGAAAAATATTTCGAGTTCGAAGTTGCGCCCACGGGCGAGTGGTTGGATGTGGGACTGGACTGGACAACGGGAAAGAGACAAACCGACTGGCAATTCAGCTCGCGCATGGCCACCGCGGGACGAATCGAAAAAGATCGAGTGACGATGGCGACGCGAATTCCGTGGAACAAACGGCTTCCGGCGCCCGAGAGGGGCGAACGCCGCCGCGCTAATCTGTTTCGATGCGTGGGGAGAGATCCGAAGCTGCGGTATTTATCCTGGCAGCCGACACGCACTGCACAGCCGTTCTTTCACGTCCCGAAGGCATTCGGCTGGCTCGTGTTCAGTTGA
- a CDS encoding ABC transporter ATP-binding protein: protein MDDIRRLARFFRPYKWSLIFGIASIVAGVVFNVAIPQIVGQALDENWNQVTWSKLNIAALKVLGASALSGLFLFLQRRILIGMSRNIEYDLREDFYRRLVNQPLSFFHEHRTGDLMARATNDLSAVRQLAGPMIMYSLQTVFVVLFILPIMFALSWKLTLLLFVTMPLVSLTVKFFGQKVHTRFQQIQDFFAQITARAQENITGVRVVRAYAQENAEIEAFNKLNWEYAQKNLGLVRIDAVMRPLMTFLIGLGFVLILWAGVPLAVRGELTVGEFTQFNMYLFRLIWPLIAIGYVVNVYQRGMASWKRMRAVARVKPAITDLPQVKEQAPIKGRIEFRDLTFRYHANAPEVLRDINLTIEEGQTVAFVGRTGSGKSTLVNLIPRVIDAPEGSLFIDGVPVRDYPLNQLRSAVGYVPQETFLFSDSLAKNIAFGRDEAEPAQIEMAAEVAGLTSDVRDFPDRFETLVGERGITLSGGQKQRTAIARAIVREPRILILDDALSSVDTYTEERILTRLRGIMRERKRTSIIVSHRVSTVRDADMICVLDEGRIIERGTHDELLALGGEYADLYERQLLEEELAAT from the coding sequence ATGGACGATATCCGCAGACTCGCGCGTTTTTTCCGGCCTTACAAATGGTCGCTGATCTTTGGGATTGCCAGCATTGTCGCGGGCGTGGTCTTTAACGTCGCGATTCCGCAAATTGTCGGTCAGGCGCTCGACGAGAACTGGAACCAGGTAACCTGGTCGAAACTAAACATCGCCGCGCTGAAGGTTTTAGGTGCGAGCGCGCTGAGCGGACTCTTTCTCTTCCTGCAGCGCCGGATTCTCATCGGCATGTCCCGCAATATCGAGTACGACTTGCGCGAGGATTTCTACCGGCGACTGGTCAACCAACCGCTCTCGTTTTTCCACGAGCACCGCACCGGCGATCTGATGGCCCGCGCGACGAACGATCTTTCGGCGGTGCGACAGCTCGCCGGCCCGATGATCATGTACAGCCTGCAAACAGTTTTTGTGGTGCTGTTCATTCTGCCGATCATGTTTGCCCTGAGCTGGAAGTTGACGCTGCTGCTGTTCGTGACGATGCCGTTGGTTTCACTGACGGTAAAGTTCTTTGGTCAGAAGGTGCACACCCGTTTCCAGCAGATCCAGGATTTCTTTGCGCAAATCACCGCGCGCGCTCAGGAGAACATCACCGGCGTGCGCGTCGTGCGTGCCTACGCGCAGGAGAACGCCGAGATCGAAGCCTTTAACAAGTTGAATTGGGAATACGCGCAGAAGAATCTCGGCCTGGTGCGGATCGACGCAGTGATGCGGCCGCTGATGACGTTTCTGATCGGGCTGGGGTTCGTCCTCATCCTCTGGGCCGGCGTGCCGCTGGCGGTACGCGGCGAGCTGACGGTCGGTGAGTTCACGCAATTCAATATGTATCTCTTTCGGCTGATCTGGCCGTTGATTGCGATTGGTTACGTCGTCAACGTCTATCAGCGCGGCATGGCCAGCTGGAAACGCATGCGCGCAGTGGCGCGGGTCAAGCCGGCCATCACTGACCTCCCGCAAGTAAAAGAGCAAGCGCCGATCAAAGGCCGCATCGAATTTCGCGATCTCACGTTTCGCTATCACGCCAATGCCCCCGAAGTTTTGCGCGACATCAACCTGACGATTGAAGAAGGTCAGACCGTCGCGTTTGTGGGCCGCACCGGAAGCGGCAAGTCCACGCTGGTTAATTTGATTCCGCGCGTCATTGACGCGCCCGAAGGATCTCTGTTCATTGACGGCGTGCCAGTCCGCGATTATCCATTAAACCAATTGCGCAGCGCCGTCGGTTACGTGCCGCAAGAGACGTTCCTGTTCAGTGATTCCCTGGCGAAGAACATTGCCTTTGGCCGCGACGAGGCCGAACCCGCGCAGATCGAGATGGCAGCAGAAGTCGCCGGACTTACCAGTGACGTGCGCGATTTTCCCGATCGGTTTGAGACACTGGTCGGTGAACGCGGGATCACTCTGTCAGGCGGGCAGAAGCAACGCACGGCGATTGCGCGCGCCATCGTTCGCGAACCGCGCATTTTGATCCTCGACGACGCGCTCTCATCCGTCGACACGTACACAGAGGAAAGAATTCTGACACGGCTGCGCGGCATCATGCGCGAACGCAAACGCACCAGCATCATCGTCTCGCACCGGGTCTCGACCGTACGGGATGCGGATATGATTTGCGTGCTGGACGAAGGCCGGATTATCGAGCGCGGGACGCACGACGAGCTGCTCGCGCTGGGCGGCGAATACGCGGATCTCTACGAGCGCCAGTTACTCGAAGAAGAGTTAGCGGCGACATGA
- the pyk gene encoding pyruvate kinase, translated as MRRAKILATLGPSTREPKILEAMLAAGVDGVRINMSHGTQDEKAADIRAARAAAAKTNRPLAILIDLSGPKIRTRMLKNHEPVTLLTNQQFTITTRAIEGDNSQVATNYDSMPRDVPPGARILLDDGAIELRVESITDTDIITRVINGGELGERKGINIPGVPLPIPSLTQKDRDDVRWAATQDVDYFALSFVRTAADCMDAKRLIKETGSEAPLVAKIEKAEAIDHLREILEVADGVMVARGDLGVETSVELVPVYQKRIIELANETGKLVVTATQMLQSMVDEPRPTRAEATDVANAVWDGSDCLMLSGETATGQYPVAAVATMARIIETAETRDQERPSIMSKIAGRQTGRVSRALCEAAAFAADEMNTRLILVFTESGLMARRLSALRPRQRIIAMTSSRNVMNELNIIWGVEPLHCMASKSAEELLKVGEKTLLDGGLVKPGEIIVIMAGRLSGLGLSSSVSLYQIGGDMEDSIHSSTVSDRTKPSK; from the coding sequence TTGAGACGAGCAAAAATCCTCGCGACCCTTGGCCCTTCAACCCGAGAGCCAAAGATACTTGAAGCCATGCTGGCGGCAGGCGTAGACGGCGTGCGCATCAACATGTCGCATGGCACGCAGGACGAAAAAGCCGCGGATATTCGCGCGGCGCGCGCGGCGGCGGCCAAGACGAACCGGCCTTTGGCAATTCTCATCGATCTCTCGGGCCCGAAAATTCGCACCCGCATGCTCAAGAATCATGAGCCGGTGACCCTGCTCACGAATCAACAGTTCACGATCACCACCCGCGCGATTGAAGGCGATAACAGCCAGGTAGCAACGAACTACGACAGCATGCCGCGCGACGTGCCCCCGGGCGCGCGCATCCTGTTGGATGATGGCGCCATTGAGTTGCGGGTTGAGAGCATCACGGACACCGACATCATCACGCGGGTCATCAACGGCGGTGAGTTGGGCGAGCGCAAAGGCATCAACATTCCCGGCGTCCCCCTGCCGATACCTTCACTGACGCAAAAGGATCGCGACGACGTCAGGTGGGCTGCGACGCAGGATGTGGACTACTTCGCGCTTTCATTCGTGCGCACCGCCGCCGACTGCATGGACGCGAAGCGCTTAATCAAAGAAACGGGCAGCGAGGCGCCGCTCGTGGCCAAGATCGAAAAGGCCGAAGCGATCGATCATTTGCGCGAGATTCTCGAGGTGGCCGATGGCGTGATGGTCGCGCGCGGCGACCTGGGCGTCGAAACCAGCGTTGAGCTGGTGCCCGTCTATCAAAAGCGAATCATCGAGCTGGCAAATGAAACCGGCAAGCTGGTCGTGACGGCGACGCAGATGCTGCAATCGATGGTGGATGAACCGCGCCCAACGCGCGCTGAAGCCACCGACGTCGCCAACGCCGTATGGGATGGATCAGATTGCCTGATGCTTTCGGGCGAGACCGCGACGGGACAATACCCGGTCGCTGCCGTAGCGACGATGGCGCGAATTATTGAAACTGCCGAGACCCGCGATCAGGAACGACCCAGCATCATGAGCAAGATCGCCGGCCGGCAAACGGGCCGCGTGAGCCGCGCCCTGTGCGAGGCCGCGGCGTTCGCCGCCGATGAGATGAACACGCGCTTGATCCTCGTGTTCACGGAATCAGGCTTAATGGCGCGCAGGTTGTCGGCCCTGCGACCGCGTCAGCGAATCATTGCGATGACGTCCTCGCGCAATGTGATGAACGAGCTCAACATAATCTGGGGCGTCGAGCCTCTGCATTGCATGGCTTCGAAAAGCGCCGAGGAATTGTTGAAGGTCGGCGAAAAAACCCTGCTCGACGGCGGGCTGGTTAAACCCGGCGAGATAATTGTGATTATGGCCGGGAGACTCTCCGGACTCGGCTTATCGAGTTCAGTTTCGCTGTATCAGATAGGCGGTGATATGGAGGATTCGATTCACTCTTCAACGGTCTCAGATCGCACCAAGCCGTCGAAGTAG
- a CDS encoding PilZ domain-containing protein, with protein sequence MPELLRSAVSRARMYFKDRRRSPRLSVRLAFSLSVIRQTKLKRVNGNDRTLKGHTRDISANGLAILLPQIQLDGYHLASEDREMQLVLELAGGVVSMVVVPKRYEKLERAELGCNYLIGARIVRIDEEDRIRYQNFMKRSLEPGRKHNESDAQLNTSQPNAFGT encoded by the coding sequence ATGCCTGAATTGCTCCGTTCCGCCGTGTCCCGCGCGCGCATGTACTTCAAGGATCGCCGGCGCTCGCCGCGCCTTAGTGTACGACTCGCTTTTTCCCTGTCAGTGATTCGGCAAACCAAACTCAAGCGGGTTAATGGGAATGACCGCACGCTCAAGGGACACACCCGCGACATCAGCGCGAATGGGCTCGCCATACTACTGCCGCAGATTCAGCTTGATGGCTATCATCTGGCGTCGGAAGATCGGGAAATGCAATTGGTGCTGGAGCTCGCCGGCGGGGTCGTTTCGATGGTCGTGGTGCCAAAGCGTTATGAAAAGTTAGAGCGAGCAGAACTCGGGTGTAACTACCTGATTGGCGCCCGCATAGTTCGCATCGATGAAGAAGATCGTATTCGTTATCAAAATTTCATGAAGCGTAGTCTTGAGCCAGGTCGCAAGCATAACGAATCCGACGCTCAACTGAACACGAGCCAGCCGAATGCCTTCGGGACGTGA
- a CDS encoding cyclase family protein, with protein MPIYDITVPIRAEMPVYDGDPGVKIEPWSAFANGDSSNVSFLHFGAHTGTHVDAPAHFIEGAGKIDSLPLESLIGPARVVRVPDALMEITPDFLSTCDLTGVERIIFHTRNSALWNENFRKDFTALTPEGAEMLVSLGIKLVGNDYLSIEKFRSGHHLTHLTLLRQGVVIVEGLNLSGVPDGDYEVICLPLKIAEGAGDGAPARVVLRTL; from the coding sequence ATGCCGATTTACGACATTACAGTTCCGATCCGCGCTGAGATGCCGGTTTATGATGGCGACCCCGGGGTAAAAATCGAGCCGTGGTCGGCATTTGCCAACGGCGACTCGTCCAATGTTTCGTTCCTGCATTTCGGCGCGCACACAGGAACGCACGTCGACGCGCCCGCGCACTTCATTGAAGGCGCCGGCAAGATTGATTCATTGCCTCTGGAGAGTTTGATCGGCCCTGCACGAGTAGTGCGCGTGCCTGACGCTCTCATGGAGATTACTCCTGATTTTCTAAGCACATGCGATTTGACTGGCGTTGAGCGAATCATTTTTCACACGCGCAATTCTGCGCTCTGGAATGAAAATTTTCGCAAAGACTTCACGGCCTTAACGCCTGAGGGCGCTGAGATGCTGGTAAGTCTCGGCATTAAGTTAGTCGGCAACGACTATCTTTCGATTGAGAAGTTTCGATCCGGTCATCACCTGACACACCTCACGCTACTTCGCCAGGGGGTCGTAATCGTCGAAGGCCTGAACCTGTCGGGCGTGCCCGACGGCGATTACGAAGTGATTTGTCTGCCATTGAAGATCGCCGAAGGCGCGGGCGATGGCGCGCCGGCGCGTGTAGTGCTGAGAACGTTGTGA
- a CDS encoding radical SAM protein: protein MRKSTFLKLKVREAAFISKALLSTNHVVLAHIIPMRRCNLACGYCNEYDQTSKPVPLDVMKRRLDKLAELGTSVITISGGEPMMHPQLDDIIRHIRSHGIIAGLISNGYYFTPDRIKRLNAAGLEYLQISIDNVDPDEVSRKSLRVLDKKLRYLSEHSDFHININSVIGGGIKKPEDALTVAKRAVELGFSTTVGVIHDGDGTLKPLTEKEKEVFHAVKKLGNKDHARLNWFQDSIAEGKPYEWRCRSGSRYLYICEDGKVHWCSQQRGFPGIPLEEYTMEDFKREYKTEKWCAPTCTIQCVHQVGILDNWRDPQMSEAEVRREQQKKKEERMVRILRPQ, encoded by the coding sequence ATGCGCAAGAGCACCTTCTTAAAGTTAAAAGTTCGCGAAGCAGCTTTCATCAGCAAGGCGCTGCTATCGACGAACCACGTTGTACTGGCGCACATCATTCCGATGCGCCGTTGCAATCTCGCCTGCGGTTACTGCAATGAATACGATCAGACGTCGAAGCCGGTGCCGCTCGACGTGATGAAGCGGCGACTGGATAAGCTGGCGGAACTTGGGACCTCAGTCATCACCATTTCAGGCGGCGAGCCGATGATGCATCCTCAACTCGACGACATCATTCGGCACATACGTTCGCACGGAATCATCGCGGGGCTGATTTCGAACGGTTATTACTTCACTCCGGATCGCATTAAGCGTTTGAATGCGGCGGGTCTCGAATACCTGCAAATCAGCATCGATAACGTCGATCCCGACGAAGTTTCGCGCAAGAGCCTGCGCGTGCTGGACAAGAAACTCCGTTACCTGTCAGAGCATTCCGACTTTCACATCAATATTAATTCAGTGATTGGCGGCGGTATCAAGAAGCCCGAGGACGCGTTGACGGTTGCCAAACGAGCGGTCGAGCTCGGCTTTTCGACGACGGTGGGCGTAATTCATGACGGAGACGGAACGTTAAAGCCGCTGACTGAGAAAGAGAAGGAAGTCTTTCACGCGGTGAAGAAGCTCGGAAATAAAGATCACGCGCGGCTAAATTGGTTTCAGGACAGCATCGCTGAAGGCAAACCCTACGAATGGCGCTGCCGTTCAGGTTCGCGTTATCTGTACATCTGCGAAGACGGCAAGGTTCACTGGTGCTCGCAACAGCGCGGCTTTCCGGGAATTCCGCTCGAAGAGTACACGATGGAAGATTTCAAGCGCGAGTACAAGACCGAAAAATGGTGCGCGCCCACCTGTACCATTCAGTGTGTGCACCAGGTCGGAATTCTGGACAATTGGCGCGACCCGCAGATGTCTGAAGCCGAAGTAAGAAGAGAGCAGCAGAAGAAGAAAGAAGAGCGGATGGTGCGGATCCTCCGCCCGCAGTAA
- a CDS encoding sensor domain-containing diguanylate cyclase, protein MTPVRCAHSTISQLHRYFEDVVLENNLSALVIESLPYAPKRSARELARVRDLARGGRRTFFFVGPTDDVAESIDGSTSFSTAPVLMAHTGPEHVKEHFVVIADARFSALLATVRNDEDSGEDEVVWTFEPDIVYSALEYLMARVQAEQPYQATAFENAVKTSMPKATSLQLTLSVTTKLAHLLQEQAGREIAVNRIATAIRESLELGVILQKTVSEVGAALNVACCALRVEGQTEVQALSYSYFADAEKEAKLKREAVTKALDELCSTIARNPEIFVRDGSEISDGLRAEFPLAVVPLVFQERFIGALEVVDDNTSRTWQDNEILLLRTVANQVSVAINHADLFAQMQQQALTDSLTGCYNRRSFEMQLDRELQVATRLQQPLALLMLDLDRFKQLNDTVGHDAGDDALRRLADCFREELRGVDTPCRFGGDEFALILPQAFSDGATVVAERLRKRIEEIEIPGFGHLTASIGVAAFPLHGESRAELVSAADMALYSAKRAGRNRVAVFDAPEDGAADLFASRRHLSEPMEHTM, encoded by the coding sequence TTGACCCCTGTCCGCTGTGCGCACTCGACTATTTCACAACTTCACCGTTACTTCGAGGACGTCGTGCTTGAGAACAATCTCAGCGCGCTCGTAATCGAAAGTTTGCCTTATGCGCCCAAGCGTTCGGCGCGAGAACTCGCGCGGGTACGTGACCTGGCGCGGGGTGGCCGCCGCACTTTCTTTTTCGTTGGTCCCACCGATGATGTTGCGGAGAGCATTGACGGCTCGACCTCGTTCAGCACCGCCCCGGTGCTGATGGCGCACACCGGCCCTGAGCATGTGAAAGAGCACTTCGTCGTGATTGCTGATGCGCGCTTCTCGGCTTTGCTCGCGACTGTGCGAAACGATGAAGATTCAGGTGAGGACGAAGTGGTGTGGACGTTCGAACCCGACATTGTCTATTCGGCGCTGGAGTACCTGATGGCGCGGGTCCAGGCGGAACAGCCATATCAAGCAACGGCTTTTGAGAACGCGGTAAAAACTTCGATGCCGAAAGCGACGTCGTTGCAACTGACATTGAGCGTCACCACAAAACTCGCGCACTTGTTGCAGGAGCAAGCCGGCCGCGAAATCGCGGTCAACCGCATTGCCACGGCGATTCGCGAATCGTTGGAACTCGGCGTGATTCTGCAAAAGACTGTCTCCGAAGTCGGCGCGGCGTTGAATGTAGCGTGTTGCGCTCTCCGCGTTGAAGGTCAGACGGAAGTTCAGGCGCTGAGCTACTCGTACTTTGCCGATGCTGAGAAGGAAGCAAAGCTGAAACGGGAAGCAGTTACAAAAGCGCTTGACGAACTCTGTTCGACAATCGCCAGGAATCCGGAAATTTTCGTTCGTGATGGCTCAGAGATTTCAGATGGCCTGCGCGCTGAATTTCCGCTGGCAGTCGTGCCGCTGGTGTTTCAGGAGCGATTCATCGGCGCGCTGGAAGTCGTCGATGACAATACGTCGCGAACCTGGCAGGACAACGAAATCCTTTTGCTCCGCACGGTCGCCAACCAGGTGTCTGTCGCAATTAATCACGCGGACTTGTTCGCGCAGATGCAACAGCAAGCGCTGACCGACTCGCTCACGGGCTGCTACAACCGCCGCTCGTTCGAGATGCAGCTCGACCGCGAATTGCAGGTGGCCACGCGACTGCAACAGCCACTGGCGCTTTTAATGCTTGACCTGGATCGTTTCAAGCAGCTCAATGATACGGTCGGTCACGACGCGGGCGATGATGCGTTGCGCAGACTGGCTGACTGTTTCCGCGAAGAATTGCGTGGCGTGGATACGCCGTGCCGTTTCGGCGGTGATGAGTTTGCCTTGATCCTGCCGCAGGCGTTCAGCGATGGCGCCACGGTCGTCGCCGAGCGACTGCGCAAGCGTATCGAGGAGATCGAAATCCCGGGGTTTGGCCATCTTACGGCGTCGATCGGTGTCGCGGCTTTTCCGCTGCACGGTGAGTCACGAGCCGAGCTGGTTTCGGCAGCGGATATGGCGCTCTACAGCGCAAAACGCGCCGGTCGAAACCGCGTGGCGGTCTTTGACGCGCCCGAAGATGGCGCCGCCGATCTGTTCGCATCGCGCCGGCATCTTTCGGAACCAATGGAACACACCATGTAG
- a CDS encoding PaaI family thioesterase, translating to MNKTEDSRLERARNAFDKVAFAGFLGLELCELKSGDVTVCLDVRDEIKQNHGVVHGGAIASLIDTASAFVILTAIDENERVTTTDLTIHYLRPVTLGRMLARARIVRGGRRRFVVNVEVENDSALTATAVTGYLKI from the coding sequence ATGAACAAAACTGAAGACTCGCGACTTGAGCGCGCGCGTAACGCGTTTGACAAGGTTGCCTTTGCGGGGTTCCTCGGCCTTGAGTTGTGCGAGTTGAAGAGCGGCGACGTCACTGTCTGCCTCGACGTGCGCGATGAGATCAAACAGAATCATGGAGTCGTTCACGGCGGCGCCATCGCCTCGCTGATCGACACCGCCTCAGCTTTCGTAATCCTCACGGCCATCGACGAAAATGAACGAGTCACCACCACCGATCTCACCATCCATTACCTGCGGCCCGTGACTCTCGGGCGCATGCTGGCGCGCGCCAGAATCGTTCGCGGCGGACGCCGGCGATTTGTTGTTAACGTCGAGGTTGAAAACGACAGCGCGCTGACGGCGACCGCAGTAACCGGGTACTTGAAGATTTAG
- a CDS encoding YbjQ family protein, which translates to MNMDPLQQRTPYDISPRRYSVSHQMVTTAFELPNFRILQNLGVVRGIVVRSRNVFGTLGATFQQMIGGNITIWTKMCEETRRDAFEIIIQHASEIGANAIIGARYDTTEIATGVTEVLCYGTAVIVEPTDSSYRDEQN; encoded by the coding sequence ATGAACATGGATCCCCTCCAACAGCGCACGCCTTATGACATCAGTCCGCGCCGCTATTCTGTATCGCACCAAATGGTGACGACCGCGTTCGAACTGCCCAACTTTCGCATCCTGCAGAATCTTGGCGTCGTCCGCGGAATTGTGGTCCGCTCGCGCAATGTATTCGGAACGCTGGGCGCTACTTTCCAACAAATGATCGGCGGCAACATAACCATCTGGACAAAGATGTGCGAAGAGACGCGCCGCGATGCTTTTGAGATCATCATCCAACACGCATCCGAGATCGGCGCTAACGCCATCATCGGCGCACGTTACGACACGACGGAAATTGCCACTGGGGTTACTGAAGTACTGTGTTACGGCACCGCAGTGATCGTCGAACCCACCGACTCGAGCTACCGCGATGAACAAAACTGA
- a CDS encoding MGMT family protein → MKESKPDRLYRERVYRIVRRIPRGRVMTYGQIAYMLGEGYTPRTVGFVMHGSDDQTPWHRVINSQGRCSTTRIALPSDKQQRMLEHEGVKFDAGGRCDLETYIWKARRPATKRKKS, encoded by the coding sequence GTGAAGGAATCAAAACCGGATCGTCTTTACCGCGAACGTGTTTATCGTATTGTTCGCCGCATTCCGCGCGGACGCGTAATGACGTACGGACAAATTGCTTACATGCTCGGCGAAGGTTATACGCCGCGGACAGTTGGCTTTGTGATGCATGGTTCCGACGACCAGACGCCGTGGCATCGCGTGATCAATTCGCAAGGCCGGTGCTCGACCACGCGCATCGCGCTGCCGTCCGACAAGCAACAGCGAATGCTGGAACACGAAGGCGTCAAGTTCGACGCCGGTGGCCGCTGCGATCTTGAAACCTATATCTGGAAGGCGAGACGACCAGCCACCAAGAGGAAGAAGTCATGA